TTCGCTTTAGGCCTTCATCCGCGATAACGCATTGCGTATCCGTGTCCTGAAATGCACCGCAAGTTTGCAGAGCTCGGACGCGAGCGCATGTGCGCGCAGCCGTGCGCCGTCGCCCTCGCGGCGATCGATGGAGAACATCATGTAGGCTATGCCGTCGGCAAGGAACGGTATACGGGAGGACATTTCCTCCGCATAGGCGCGTGTTTCACGCTCGATAGTCCCCGCCGCGGCAGTATCGTCCGCTATCCGAGCGAGTACCGCCTGCATACGTACCTGCACTTCATCGAGCAATAGCGCGAATGCTGACAATCTCTGTTCGATGCCGTCATAGCGCACCGGCCTCGCCGAGCGTATCACCTGACGCACTTTTTCCATGGCACCGGGAACACCGTGCATGCGAAGCGCATCGATAGCAAGCTCATCCACGCCGGCAACACGCCGCGCCTCGGAACGCACGCGATACATGCGATTCGACGGATAGCGCTCTTTCATCGATGCATACCAGGACGCCTGCTGCGATAATATGAAATCCGTGGGTACTCCGTCCTCCATGCTCACACGCCCTTTGAGATGCATGAACGCTCGTGATGTCATCGGAGAAAGGCGGTCCGTGCGGGCGAGGAAATACTCGTATGCATTGGCATGTTTTGCATGTGTCTCATAGCGCGGATAGGACAGATCATGCCCGATGAGCACACAGGGGGAGAACCCCGCGTATGCCGCAAGATCGATGGCGGTGGACGCCACGGTCGATGAAGAGGCAAGCGTTGTCATGCGATTGCGACCTTCACCCTCCCCGCGGTACGCATCACCCGTGAGCGAGGCTATGAAGGGCGAAGGCCTGCCGTCGTCCATGCTGCGCGCAAAGAAGAACATCCGCTCCGCTGCCGCATGCGCTATCGCGGGGTATGCGGAAAGCTCCATCACGAGACAGGGTATCATCGTTCTATCGATGATGAAATCGAGATAGTTGTAGAAGCCGGCATCAACGGTGACAACGATATCGGGCACGATACCCGCTTTCGCGAGCGGTGCGAGGGCGGTATCCACCGCGATAAGGGCGAAGGCTGTGCGATGTGCGCATATCGCATCCATCGCATCATTGAGCGTCGGCCCGCCGGCAGCGATGATCGCGGGAAGACCGGCACCGCCCCCGTGAAGGCCGCGTATATCGGCGCCGTGCATCAGATGCCGCGCATTCGCGATGATATTCCTCGTCCATATCGAATTGAAATGAAAACGCGTGATGATATTGGAATACTCGCGCTCGAGCCATTGCATGACGGCCTCATGGCTCAGCTGCGCGAACTCCTTGTGTTCTTTCGTCAGTCCGTTGAGCACCGCGGCGCCGATGCCCTTGATGCGCTCCGGGGGGAGCATCCTCGCGACCGCTGTAACGACGGCATCCGCTGTATCGGCAAGTATGAGCGACGGACGGAACACCGCGAGGGCGGAGAGGTCCACCTGCGATAGCGTTATCGCCGCAATGACAGGATCGGGCTCGATGATGATGACGTGTATCAGTCGATGATCGCGTCCGCCGAGGAGCGCCTCGCGTTCACGCGCGAAGGCAAGACAATGGTGTGCAAGGCCCAGCCCGAAAAAAAGGAATACGTTCTTCTTGGGGTGTGCAAGCGTCCGCGCGATCGCATCCGCCTCGCGTTCGGCGTTACGGCTGTGAAGCGCCCGACCGTTGACGGTGAGCGTCTGAGTGCCATCCGCCGGCGACACCGATAATCGGTAGGCGTCCGGGATACCGGATGATGCTATGGCGGCAAGACATGAAACTACCTCAGGGGCAAGACCGAGAACGGCTGCATTCTGCGGAAGATGCATCAGCGAGCGCGGCGGCCCTTGGGACTATCGAGTTTGTACACAACGCGGGCCTTATTCTGCTCAACCTCGTTCCACGCGCGGGATATCATATCGGCATGTTCGCGGGTGACGGAATATGCGAGGGACTGTATCTCGTTGGACTTCGGTGTCGCCGGGGGCATGACCGCCGACAGCACGCGCACGATGCCGACGCCGCGTTCGAAATCGAGTACGGGGCTTGCCGCGCCGACCGCGAGAGAAAAAGCCGCCGATTGAAAGGCGTTCTCGCCCGCGACCGGGATGTTCCTGCCGGACGCGTCCTCTGCCTCTTCGCCGAAGGAGAACGGTATCGAGCGATAGATGACAGCCCCGGCACGATCGCCGCGTTCCAGGAGAGCGCGGAGCTTCGTTTTCTCCTGTGCGAGAAGATATTCCTGTCTGGATGCAAGGTACGCCTGCCGGATCGTACCCATCGCTACGTCATCGAATTTCGGCGTACGCATGCTCTTGAGGAGAATGATGTGATAGGAGCGCCCGTAGAACACCGGCGGAATGACGACGGACGTTTTCGCCTTGAACGGGATGAGCGCGTGCGTGAACTCCTCGGGCATCTCGTAGGACGTGAGGTATCCGAGCGCACCGCCCTTGTCACGCGTCGATCCATCCTCGCTCTTATCCTTCGCCATGGAGGCGAAATTCCCGGGATTCTTCACCAACGCATTGTAGAGCGTCTCCGCTCGGCTGTAGCTCGACACCTGGATATGCGCGATATCGTACTGCTGGAAATTGGTGATATTCTGCACGAAATGGTCGCGCAGCGCGTTCGATGCTATCTCCGCGCGCATGACCGGTAGAGAGGCATCGGCATACACGAGCTCAATAGTACGCTTCGTCCCCGCGCGCTGATACGCCTCTTCGACGGCGAGCGGATTGGGCTTGGCGTTCTCGAACAGTTCAAAGCGGAGCGTCTCGACAAGTATCGACTTCCTCGCTTCACGCTCGATGGCTATCTTCTTCTGCCGTGCTTCGCGGAGCACGTAGGCCTGGTACATCTGCGGATTGAACACACCGTTGGAATCGGTGAAATATAGCTGCTTGATGCTGTCCACGAGGTAGCGATCGCTCACGAGCACGCCGTTCCTGTTCGCGCTCATATGCATGAGCACCTCTTCAGCCGCCTTCATGAAGGCGTATCGCTCGATCTCACGGCGTACGGCATCGCTTATCTCGGCACCGCGATTTCGGTAGTAGTTCTCATAGCGTTCGTAGTAACGGCCGAACGCGGAATTCTTATCGTAGAAGATATCGACGCCGTTGACGGTACCCGCAACCGGCATCTGCCCGCCGATCCTCGAGGAATCGAGAAATATGAAATACGCGACAAGCATCCCCGAAATGCCGACAACGGCGACCCATTTGATGCCCTGCAGTATCGGGCTTTTTTTCTTTCCTTCTTCGATTGCCATATGATTCCCTTCGACTTAAATAGGTGCGCAAGATTATAAGACACGGTGGGGGAAATGTCAAACCGAGCACGGGCGGGTGAGTAATTTTTTTGTAGGTGAAACGCTCTGATCGATTGACGCCAAATTATGAGGGCTAGACACGAATTGCACGAATGGCCACGAATAATTCGTGGAAATTAGTGCAATTCGTGTCTGGCTGCTGATTCCGGCCTCATGCAATTATTTCGCTGCGTTACCACAATAGAAAGTCACACACACGGACGGCGGCGGCAGTACCGGTAACGCGTCATACGGATCGCGAATGACATACCATGAGGGCGCGATGCATGTGCGCATTCACCGTTTCATTTGCTTCCGGTATATTTCCAGCATATCGGAAATGATGAACGGTTTCTGCAGACCGCCTGAAAAACCGAACGATGCCGGATCCGACAATACCGGATCATCGGCGTAGCCGCTCATGACGAATACCGGTAAGGCGTGATGCTTTTTCCGGATCTCGCGAACGGTTTCCACACCACCCATGCCGCCGGCGACCGTAAAGTCAAGAAAAACGGCATCGAACATCGGCCCCCTCTCTTCCGCATGAACAAGAAGCGCAAGCGCCTCTCGCCCGTCACCCGCGATGGCGACCGTACATTTCAGCGCTTCAAGGCTTTCTTTCAGGTCGGTGCATATATCCTTATCATCGTCCATGATGAGAAAATTCCCTGTGATATCCGCATGTGCGACAATGCCATCCGCCTCGGTTATCGATTTTCGTGATGCGGGAAGAAGCAGATGGAAGATACTGCCCTTTCCCTGCTCCGATTCAACGGCGATATGCCCGTCATGCTTACGCATGATCGAATAACTTGTCGTCAGTCCAAGACCGTTGCCGTTCTTTTTTGTCGTGAAGAACGGATCGAAGATGCGGTTCTTAATGTCGCCGGGAATGCCGATACCGTGATCGCTGATCGAAAGACGCACATACGCGCCGGCTGCCAGATGGGCGACAACGCCCTGTGCAAGCATTTCATTCTTTGCCGTTACGCACAGCGTGCCGCCTGCGGGCATCGCCTGTTTTGCATTAATAACGATGTTATCGATGACCTGGCCGATCTGGGACCCGTCGAAATCGCACGTCCACAGGTCCGGCGGTATATTGAATTCGCACGATACATTTGACCCGCTCAATGCAAAGCTCACATTGTCCCGGATGATCGGCTCAAGCTCACCGGTTTCCCGGATCGGCGCACCGCCCTTCGAAAAAGTAAGGAGCTGCTGCGTGAGCCCTTTCGCCCGGGAGAACCGTGTCATCGCTTTATCGAGATACGCCGTAACGGTCGCGTTCTCGGCATGCAT
The genomic region above belongs to Spirochaetota bacterium and contains:
- a CDS encoding 6-hydroxymethylpterin diphosphokinase MptE-like protein, giving the protein MHLPQNAAVLGLAPEVVSCLAAIASSGIPDAYRLSVSPADGTQTLTVNGRALHSRNAEREADAIARTLAHPKKNVFLFFGLGLAHHCLAFAREREALLGGRDHRLIHVIIIEPDPVIAAITLSQVDLSALAVFRPSLILADTADAVVTAVARMLPPERIKGIGAAVLNGLTKEHKEFAQLSHEAVMQWLEREYSNIITRFHFNSIWTRNIIANARHLMHGADIRGLHGGGAGLPAIIAAGGPTLNDAMDAICAHRTAFALIAVDTALAPLAKAGIVPDIVVTVDAGFYNYLDFIIDRTMIPCLVMELSAYPAIAHAAAERMFFFARSMDDGRPSPFIASLTGDAYRGEGEGRNRMTTLASSSTVASTAIDLAAYAGFSPCVLIGHDLSYPRYETHAKHANAYEYFLARTDRLSPMTSRAFMHLKGRVSMEDGVPTDFILSQQASWYASMKERYPSNRMYRVRSEARRVAGVDELAIDALRMHGVPGAMEKVRQVIRSARPVRYDGIEQRLSAFALLLDEVQVRMQAVLARIADDTAAAGTIERETRAYAEEMSSRIPFLADGIAYMMFSIDRREGDGARLRAHALASELCKLAVHFRTRIRNALSRMKA
- a CDS encoding peptidylprolyl isomerase, with translation MAIEEGKKKSPILQGIKWVAVVGISGMLVAYFIFLDSSRIGGQMPVAGTVNGVDIFYDKNSAFGRYYERYENYYRNRGAEISDAVRREIERYAFMKAAEEVLMHMSANRNGVLVSDRYLVDSIKQLYFTDSNGVFNPQMYQAYVLREARQKKIAIEREARKSILVETLRFELFENAKPNPLAVEEAYQRAGTKRTIELVYADASLPVMRAEIASNALRDHFVQNITNFQQYDIAHIQVSSYSRAETLYNALVKNPGNFASMAKDKSEDGSTRDKGGALGYLTSYEMPEEFTHALIPFKAKTSVVIPPVFYGRSYHIILLKSMRTPKFDDVAMGTIRQAYLASRQEYLLAQEKTKLRALLERGDRAGAVIYRSIPFSFGEEAEDASGRNIPVAGENAFQSAAFSLAVGAASPVLDFERGVGIVRVLSAVMPPATPKSNEIQSLAYSVTREHADMISRAWNEVEQNKARVVYKLDSPKGRRAR